A region from the Triticum aestivum cultivar Chinese Spring chromosome 3D, IWGSC CS RefSeq v2.1, whole genome shotgun sequence genome encodes:
- the LOC123078686 gene encoding uncharacterized protein — MLMVNVHAQPEIRIASGFLMAVVHIPRQFKVSDWFLNRKDYKDGRFSQVFSNAVDMKLRDDLERLKKIRELELGQGSKQRCWLLGARSSKMAHHGVWRPILLPRAVLFI, encoded by the exons ATGCTAATGGTTAATGTGCATGCTCAACCAGAAATCAGAATTGCCTCT GGATTTCTGATGGCGGTGGTGCACATCCCGCGCCAGTTCAAGGTGTCGGACTGGTTCCTGAACAGGAAGGACTACAAGGACGGGAGGTTCTCCCAGGTCTTCTCCAACGCCGTCGACATGAAGCTCAGGGATGACCTTGAGAGGCTCAAGAAGATCAG GGAGCTGGAGCTGGGCCAAGGGAGCAAGCAGCGCTGCTGGTTACTTGGGGCCAGATCGAGTAAGATGGCGCACCATGGCGTGTGGCGGCCTATTTTGCTTCCAAGAGCAGTACTGTTTATTTGA